The following DNA comes from Candidatus Methanosuratincola sp..
CTGTGGAGGATAGGGCACTTCATTGGGATGCCCCCTCACAGGAGGATAGCGATGATCCTCCTCACATACCGGGCCCTCAGGGATGCCTTTCTCAACTCGCCGCTGCTGCCCGGAGCAGAGGACGTCCTTCGAACGCTAAAGAAGAAGGGCTTTCCCATCGTGATAGTGACTACGAGGAGCGCCAAGGAAGCCCTCCACGTCCTCAGGCGCCACTCGCTGGAAGGGTACTTCGATCTGGTCGTCTCGAGGGACCAGGTGAGGAGGGGGAAGCCCTATCCGGACCCCGTGCTCTTCGCCTTGAAGAGGATCGACCTCGACCCGAGGGAGGCGGTGATGATTGGAGACATGCCGACCGACATCGAAGCAGGCAAGGCCGCGGGCACCAAGACGCTAGGTGTGGCGGCGGGCATATTCAACGAGGAGTTGAGGCGATCCCAGCCAGACGCAATAGTCTCTTCGCTCTACGAGATCCCAGAGGTTCTTGAGAGGCTCTGAAAACCGGCTCTTGCCCTCATCGTTCCGCCCGTTCTATCCGCCTCTTCCCCTGCATATACGGCACCAGCACCTCCGGGATGTCCACGCTCCCGTCCGCGTTCTGGTAGTTCTCAAGGATTGCCACGATCGTCCTCTCGGTTGCCACCAACGTGCTGTTCAGCGTGTGGACGTACTTAGTCGGCTCGTTCGGTCTGTCCCTGAACCTGATGTTGGCCCTGACCGCTTGGTAGGAGGTGCAGTTGCTGCAGGAGACCTCCTCCCTGTACTTCCCCTGCCCGGGGAGCCAGGCCTCCAAGTCATACTTCTTTGCGGCCACAGTGCCGAGGTCGCCGCTGCAGACGTTCACCACCCTGTAAGGTATCCCGAGGCTCTGGAAGAACTCCTCTGCGTTCCTGATGAGGAGCTCGTGCTCTGATCCCGAGTCTTCTG
Coding sequences within:
- a CDS encoding HAD family hydrolase codes for the protein MVSGVLFDLDGTLLDCIVPMERIFIRVVESLGFMITAEKRNEAAANLRRILLHGSAPFDGIRLLWRIGHFIGMPPHRRIAMILLTYRALRDAFLNSPLLPGAEDVLRTLKKKGFPIVIVTTRSAKEALHVLRRHSLEGYFDLVVSRDQVRRGKPYPDPVLFALKRIDLDPREAVMIGDMPTDIEAGKAAGTKTLGVAAGIFNEELRRSQPDAIVSSLYEIPEVLERL